CAGAGGAGAGCGAGGGGAGGGAGAAGACAGGCACACATGTACTCTGGCTTATTCTACaaaggttattttattttagcaaacAAAATACTGGTTCTTCTAGAAGCATATAAAAATTCACATCATTTTCAGTTAGACTAGAGGCTGCGAGTTTGTCTTCTGACATATTGTTCAATAATTAAGACTTTCTTCTCAGCTGGAGTCCACTTGAGCTGACAGTTACACCACAAAATCTAGAAAGGAAGACCAGAGGGATGACGATGAACTGTCTGGCAGAATAACTGTGAATGTTTTACTTGCTCAGCATCTACGTTTATGCTCAGCTATTTAAACTGAAACAGAAACCGCGGAGGCTTGTCTATCGATCATGTATTTTTAGCATCACAATTTCCTTTCATCTAAAAATCCCTTCGGTGTAAAACAAGGCTCCAGGCTAAACGCTGATAAGCCCCCTACCTGGGAGGGTAACCGGAGCCCCCTGGTCAGTTCTGGGCTGGGTGGGCAAGCCAGGCATCTCTCCTTCACATTGGGCTGCCATGGACATTTGGGGAAGGGAAGAAGTATCTGTGATCTCACATctaatctctgcttcctctctgcAGTTAACGCACAAAATGATAACTCTGTCTGGATTAGAAGTCCAGGCAACACTTCAATGGAAACTGCCTTCCCTCACCTTTTCTAATTTCCAAGTACTCCCCGTTTCCCTGCTCTAgtgtgtgctaggttgcttcagtggtgcctggctctttgtgaccccatggactgtagcccgccaggctcctctgttcagggggattctctaggcaagaatactggagtgagttgccatgctctcctccaggggatcttcctgacccagggatcgaacccatgactctgctgtctcctgcgctggcaggtgggttctttatcacttgcaccacctgggaagcacccccccccccccgcctctaGTGCCTGCTCCTAAATTTCAGTCAATAAAAATGTTGTTTTTTTCCAGAAGGCAAGGTTTAATAACAGTAACTTCCTTTGCCTGTAACGTGTACACTTCGCCAAGGCCCAGGGAGCAGTGGGCGATGAGAGGACTGCCCCTATCCTAGAGGGAGGACCAGGAGCCCAGTGTTTCCCACGGCTCCATCCTGAGGATGGACACAGTGCAGCCAGGGGTGAGGCCCTGCGGTTGGATGtccgacctgggttcaattctgcTTGTCTGTCCTTGACCGTGTACAGGGTGGGCCATGTTCTCAGTCTGAATGGACCACACAGGGCTGCCAGGAGTGGTCAGTAACATGGCTGTCTGTGAAATGCTTAGGAAAATGCTAGCACAGATCACTCAAGACATATTGCaattattattaatgaaaaatCTATGAGTCCTGTAAAGGAAATCATCTCTACAGAAGCCTATCTCAGGGTTAACAGGGCTTTTGGAGGTCACCAAACCCAGCTGCTGAGCAGACAGTGGAAGAATCAGCTGAGAGGTTTTCGAAAGAACAGGTGCCCAGATCCAGCCACAGATGTAACGGAGTCACTCTGAGGCTGGACCCTGGGAATCTGCATTGTAACAAAGAACCCAGGCAACCTGATCATTAATCAACTTTGGAAACCACTGATCTAGGATTCCCTGCTACCATATGTGAGTCCTCTCATTTTTTAGAGAAAAGCACAGACCTCAACCTGAAAAGTGATGAAACTGGGGGAGCACAGGAGAATGAAGGAAGCTGCTGACCGTCATTAGTCCAGCCTGTAAGCTGGGGGTTGAATAACTTCCTCCTGGTGCCTTAAAAACAAACACGTTCTGGGCAGCCCCTGTGCTATGGGGCagctcccagatggctcagtggtaaagaatctgcctgccaacgcaggagacctgggtttcatccttgggttgggaagatcccctggagtaggaaatagcaaccccctccagaattcttgcctagagaatcccagagtcagagaagcctggtgggggtcacaaagagttggacacgactgagtgtgcacgcgcatacacacacagatgagCTCTGAGACAGGCACCAGGCTATAGCAATGAGGAAGATTTTGTGCTGGTGGAGTGGTCATAAGGAAGGCGTTCTGGGCCAGGGGACTAACAAGCAAAGGCCAAGAGCGTCTACTGTGGTCAAGGTGGTCTGCAGGAGCATGGAGAGAGGCAGCAGCGGGGGACACGTGACCTGGGTGAGGACGAGTGGAGAAGGACTTACATGCCGAATCTAGGAGTCAGACTTCATTTTGAGGTCAGCAGGATTTCTTAATCTTAGGTACAGGTAGGGGTCTTATGTGACCTGTGATCCCACATCCTCCCCATCCCTGTCTGCAATGTTAGGTCCAATTTAGGTGTTTCTAGTATGTGAGCTTCTCCAGGGAGAAGGTCCACAACTTTCCTGAAAGTATCAAGAGTCCTGTGACCCAAATTCTGTCAAACACCCCTGCTCCTGTGAAAGGAGAACCATTGCAGGCTTGGAGCAGAGGTGAGGACTTGTCCATCCCCTGTGGCCCCAGAGCAAACGGGGCTCAAAGGTCAGGACCTGCACTTGGACCTGACACAGAGCTGCCCGACCTCCGGGGGCAGGTGGGGCCCTGCGCCGTCCCAGAGCCTCAGGCCGGAGGGAGGCAGAGTTCTCATCACATCCAGGGGCAGGCCCGCCCTAACCTGCCGTGTAGTTCAGTCTGCAAAGCCCATACCTTTCACTCCCCTTTAGCTCTCCTTCTTCTCCGCCTGCTTCCTCTTCTCAGCTTCCACCTTTTGCTGCTTTGCTTCCAGTCGTTTCCTCTGGTAGACTTTGACTCCGGCAAACGCCAGGCAGAGGATTAGTGTTTTCGCCGCCAAGATATACAGCAGCAGGGGGAAGTGTTCAAGCaccttaaagaagaaagaaaactcgTGGAGCCGTTCGATCATGGATAAGGAATGTTCTTTCACGTCCCTTCACTCGGCACACGTCTCCTGTGCACCGTGTTAAGCACTGGGCACCAGGCTGGGTGGGGGCTCCTGGGTGCAGAGATGAGGGCCCGGTTCCAGGTTTCGGGCAGCCTGGTTTCAGGTGCCCTTCACCACCCCCTGGCTGTCGGCTTCACAGATGCCATGGCTGTGCTCTCTCACAACCTGACCATGCACTTTGCCCCTCACCCCCTGAGCCTGAGGCAGCGGCATGGTCTGCAGTGAGCAGCTGGAGCCGGGGGACTGGGCACAGCCCCGCTCGGGCCACTCACTGACCCATGCACAGCACGTGCGGCCCGCATCGGTCACTTGACTTTCCCCAGCTTCTGCCTGTTCACCTGCAAAGGGAGGCTGGACCAAATCTTCCTTCTGAATCCCCACCCTTATGGGATACCATGATTGGCTCTTGGTTCCAGCTACGCGTTAGCACTGGTAtttgaaggtaaaataaatatacaagtaaaatacagtaaaacttaaaatgttaaaGCTTAGCTACTTAATTCACTGTTGCTGTAATTCTTTTGTTGGAGGGAAGTTCTAACCCACTGGCTAAGATGAGATCTGGGGGATAACCAGGGGATTGGAATCACTCTGTTTGTGCATGAGCAGGCTTTATTATGAAATTCTATATATCACAAGTATCTCAAGGCAAACAGTATACTAGTCTGGGAAACACGATTAGTAGAACCTGAATAATAAGTATGACCTTTTTGTGTGTGATTAAAAATTCCTTCCCAGATAAAGTGAAAAGCTATGCCTTCATTGAGAGATCATTATTCCGGAGGACCAAGTAGGATTTAGTCCAGTGAACTCCTTAGGTGAAATGCCAAGCATCACTTAACTATATGCAGCACTGGGACAAGGAGACTCTTCCATGGAGACTGCATTTGTCCCTCCCTCTGATGGTTTAACTAAAGCTGATCTGAAATGGGTAAATGAAAACTTCAGCTGAGAACAGTCTGCTCCCAGATGTGGAGGGCTGTGAAAGGATCTGAACAAGGACTTGGTCTACACCTTGTTCTACAAAGGAGGACAGTAAAGCTCAGGGCGGTGGCGAGCCCCCCACGTCACAGAGCCAATTCAGGAGGAGCGAGAGTTGGAACCGAACACTCTGACTCCTACGTCAGCCATCTTCCCACTGACTTTTGATTTCAATGAAGTGGAATTAACTGACATCAACAAATTATGTCCCAAGAACACTCTGAGTAACTAGATAATAGTTTTCAACCACAGAATCGGGTTAAACAGTAAAGAATAAGCATAACCTatatacttcatgggaaatagatggggaaacagtggaaacagtgtcagactttatttttctgggctccaaaatcactgcagatggtgactgcagccatgaaagtaaaggacgcttactccttggaaggaaagttatgaccaacctagatagcatattcaaaagcagagacattactttgccaacaaaggtccatctagtcaaggctatggtttttccagtggtcatgtatggatgtgagagttggactgtgaagaaagctgagcgccgaagaattgatgcttttgaactgtggtgttggagaaaactctcgagagtcccttggactgcaaggagatccaaccagtccattctgaaggagatcagccctgggatttctttggaaggaataatgttaacgctgaaactccagtactttggccacctcatgcgaagagttgactcattggaaaagactctgatgctgggagggattgggggcaggaggagaaggggacaacagaggatgagttggctggatggcatcactgactcgatggatgttgagtctgagtgaactccgggagttggtgatggacagggaggcctggcgtgctgcgattcatggggtcgcaaagagtcagacacaactgagcgactgaactgaactgatacacttcAGAAAGCTCACTTTGGCAAACAAGTATAAAAGACTAAAAAGGTTACAAAAGCAAAAACCTTCTAC
The DNA window shown above is from Bos indicus isolate NIAB-ARS_2022 breed Sahiwal x Tharparkar chromosome 1, NIAB-ARS_B.indTharparkar_mat_pri_1.0, whole genome shotgun sequence and carries:
- the SMIM11 gene encoding small integral membrane protein 11; protein product: MNWKVLEHFPLLLYILAAKTLILCLAFAGVKVYQRKRLEAKQQKVEAEKRKQAEKKES